The Labeo rohita strain BAU-BD-2019 unplaced genomic scaffold, IGBB_LRoh.1.0 scaffold_219, whole genome shotgun sequence genome includes a window with the following:
- the LOC127159467 gene encoding nuclear factor 7, ovary-like, whose translation MASLSEDDFSCPVCQRIFKNPVVLSCSHSVCKECLQQFWRTKKTQECPVCRRRSSKSDPPVNLVLKNLCESFLKERNEGRSSGSEEICSLHSEKLKLFCLEDKQPVCVVCMNSQKHDNHAVRPIEEVIPSYKEELNTTLKSLQDKLKHNEEMKGEFEKTAEHIKSQAEHTERQIKQEFEKLHQFLRDEEEATITALREEEEQKKQRMKEKLEEINRHISALSHTIKDTEMMNTSDVCFLKEFPVSMERVQISQPDPQTPSGALIRVPRYLGNLPFRVWKKMQDVVQNTPVILDPNTAHPRLVLSDDLTGVRNSLNNPPVPDNPERFDYYSCVLGSEGFNSGTHCWDVEVKGCSFWSLGVTTASNQRKRLDFFNNVWSVWYDPYRLSLGSGFRVYQDLDRVRVNLDYDGGMVSFSDPVTNTHLHTFTTTFTQTLFPFFCNYSFTSLKILPVNSQ comes from the exons ATGGCGTCACTATCTGAAGATGATTTTTCTTGTCCTGTATGTCAGAGAATCTTCAAGAATCCTGTTGTTTTATCATGTAGTCACAGTGTCTGTAAAGAGTGTCTTCAACAGTTCTGGAGAACCAAGAAAACTCAGGAGTGTCCTGTCTGCAGGAGAAGATCCTCAAAATCTGATCCTCCAGTTAATCTTGTGTTAAAAAACTTGTGTGAGTCGTTCCTGAAGGAGAGAAATGAGGGGCGTTCATCAGGATCTGAGGAGATCTGCAGTTTACACAGTGAGAAACTCAAACTCTTCTGTCTGGAGGACAAACAGCCGGTGTGTGTAGTGTGTATGAATTCACAAAAACACGACAATCACGCAGTCAGACCCATTGAAGAAGTTATTCCTTCTTATAAG GAGGAGCTCAATACAACACTGAAATCATTACAGGACAAACTAAAACACAATGAAGAAATGAAAGGAGAGTTTGAGAAAACAGCTGAACACATCAAG TCTCAAGCTGAGCACACAGAGCGTCAGATTAAACAGGAGTTTGAGAAGCTTCATCAGTTTCtcagagatgaagaagaagctacaatcactgcactgagggaggaagaggagcagaagaagcagaggatgaaggagaagctggaggagatcaacagacacatctcagctctttcacacacaatcaaagACACGGAGATGATGAACACCAGTGACGTCTGCTTTCTGAAG gAGTTTCCAGTCTCAATGGAAAG AGTCCAGATCTCACAGCCGGATCCACAGACGCCTTCTGGAGCTTTGATTCGAGTGCCGCGTTACTTGGGCAACCTGCCGTTCAGAGTCTGGAAGAAGATGCAGGACGTCGTCCAGAACA CTCCTGTCATTCTGGATCCAAACACGGCTCATCCACGTCTCGTTCTGTCTGATGATCTGACCGGTGTGAGAAACAGCTTGAACAATCCACCTGTTCCTGAtaatccagagagatttgaCTATTATTCCTGTGTTCTGGGTTCAGAGGGTTTTAACTCAGGAACACACTGCTGGGATGTGGAGGTTAAAGGCTGTTCATTCTGGAGTCTTGGAGTAACTACAGCATCAAACCAGAGGAAGAGATTGGATTTCTTCAACAATGTCTGGAGTGTGTGGTATGATCCATATAGACTCTCTTTAGGTTCTGGTTTTCGTGTTTATCAGGATCTTGATCGTGTGCGAGTGAATCTGGACTATGACGGAGGAATGGTGTCATTCTCTGATCCTGTAACTaacacacatctacacacattcacaaccacCTTCACCCAAACACTCTttccatttttttgtaattatagtTTTACCTCTCTGAAGATCTTACCTGTCAATAGTCAGTAA